The nucleotide sequence CCCGATCCGCCGCTGGCGTCCCGCAACCCGGCACCGGTCCAAGCATCCCGTTTTTCCGCCAGCCAAAAAGCCCGATAGGCGAAGAATCCGTCTACCGTCGGCGCCGGTTCGACCTGCACCCGAAAGCCGAGGGAATTCAAATTGCCGCGCGCGAACGCGCCCCAAATGCTGGTGGGACCGAATTCGAAGCGGCGCGCGCCGAACAAGGTGTCGAAGCGGTCATAATCGCCGTCGTTGGGGTCTTCGTCCCCGCTGGCGTAATCGTACTGGACGAGAAAGCGCGGCCGCCAAGGCAGATCGAAGGTATAGCCAACGGCGGCATGACCGAAATAGGCGAAGTGGTCCAGGCTGTCGGTCGAGGTTTTGGACGCCCGCGAACTGCCCGTCTGCAAGGCCGTCTCGAATTCGAAATCGAACCGTCCGGTATCGGGCTTGCGATACCAGCGCACGCCGGGCGTCCACAATTTCCGATTTTGGGTGGCGATGGGATGATGACGGGTATCTTCCTCGTGCAGGTAATAGGCGTAGAGCTTCCCCCGGGAATCCAGGGGCAAGCGGTCGAGGCCGAGAAAGGTGCCGATGAAGAAGGTGGCTCCGTTCTCCTCGTCGAATTGGGTCCGGCCGCGGCGCAAAGCTTCGGCGTCGCCAATAGGAGCTGACGCCCCAATGTTTGCAGGTTATTCGTCAATTGCGACAGGCGTTGAGTAACCGCCGCCGGCCGCTAACAGCCTGCGAGCGCCAACCAGTCCGCTAAATGTCCCACATCCCGTAAATCAGCACCTTGCTCTAAATAATAGACATGAGAATCTTCGGCTGAGATGCCCATGTAGAGATTCGTGTTGGGGTAAAAGCGATAATAATAAGGGGAGGAGGACTGCGAAGCGGCTTGCGCCGGAGAAAACATGTTAGGGTAGCTGTTTTCCGCCCAGTTTAATAAGCAGTCGGAACGAGACAGTTGCCCCCCGGCAGCGGTAATCGTTTCCGATAGGATACCGTGGCCGCCTTCCATCGGGTAAACCGGATCATGCCATGATAAGTGATACATGCAGGTTTGCCCCATTAACCCTCCGGGACTGCAATCCATGTAAGCCAATTGATCGGGATCAGTGGGGCCGAGGACGGGGTCTATGGCGTTGAAGTTGATCGCTACGGCCACATTGTTATTGACTGGAGGATTCGTATCTATTTCGGTGGTATTCATGGCAAAGGCATAGGCCGTTATACCGCCCTTTCCATCGCCTGTCGTGTGAAGCTGATAACGAATCTCCTCTATGTTTCCCATCAGGGTATCGTCCAGCAGACCTTGAAGGTTCGTCACTTTCTGGGTATCGGCATCATAATCGAATGACCCTCTAAACTCGGTATCATCCCAATAAACAACTTTTACCTCATAATTCAGTGGTTCGGCATGGGCTACGGTCATTGCAGCAAAGGCCAAGCCCGATGCAATAAATAATTTAAATGCTTTCATTTTACTTCCTCTTACTTTTTGAGAATTGAATACCGACTCGCTTCTACTTTTTAATAAGAAAGAGTCAGGCCTACATAGACAGATCGCCCCTGACCGGGAAGATTGGTCGTTTTCGGCCGTGATGAATTTAAAGTCATTGCATTTTGGTCGCCAATATATACACCGGATAAAGGATGAAAATATTGTTTGTCGAGAATGTTATCCAAACCGACATCTACGGTAATGAATTTCCATTGGTAACTCGTTTTGGCATTCAGCAAAATATAGGAAGATGTTCGCAATTCATTTCTAATTTCCTGTACATCGTCCTTTTCATCCACAAATTGCATTTCAAACGAACTTTGCCAGCCTCCCAGTTTATGGTTCAGACTCCATTTAAGATTGAATGGCATCATGTGATAAAGATTATCCCCGTCCGTGCGCCTGCCACGCACGTAACTCATAACGGTTTGCGTAGAAAACTCACCATAGGATGGATCTTCGGACAGCTTCAACGTACCGGTCACGTCAACCCCCCATAGCCAAGCGTCGTGATTAGCCATTCGCAGATAGAAGAAACCATTTGTGGGCTGCCTGCATTCTTCACAGAGATCGGCATCGATATAATCTTCGACGTAGCTAAAATACGGGCTTATTTTGAGACGCCAAGTTTCCTGCTCATGATCGATAAACTCGGCGGTAAGGGCAATATTGTGAGCCGTTTCCGGCCTTAAATCGATATTTCCCACATAACCGTTACCATCACCGAACCAACCGATCATGGTCATCGGCATGGGACTGGTACTCCATGGATATAGCTCATGAAGCGATGGAGCGCGGTTTTTTCGCGCATAACCAAGACTATAGCTGCCCCAATGATTCGGCGTATATTGCACTAAGGCAGTGACATCGAAGGTACTAAAGTTGCGTTCATGATTCAGCGAATTAAAGGCGGCCGCTTGCTCGAAATCATCGGTAATATTGTTATAGGGTTCCGCATCGCCGGTATCGGTCGTGGTATGGTCGTATCGCAGACCTAGCATGGTTCTCCACTCGTCGGTCCAGAATCTTTCCCATTCGGCAAACGCGCCGAAGCGGTCCCGTATGGCATTATTGAGGTTAATGAACGTTTCGGGACCCATCATGCTTGGCAATAAGGATGTCGGCGGCCAATAGTCCTTAATTTTGCTACTGTGAAATTCGGAACCGAAGCGAAAGGTATCGTCCTGTTGGAAAGGAATCTCGGCTTGCAGATTGAACCCGTGATGCTTGCCCCGCGTCTTCATCGGCATGGGTTCCGGCGCATCTCTATCGGATCCAAAGTTCATGGTATGATTGGTTCTCCCGATATACAGTTTTCCGTCCAGGTTGCCCCAATCGAAAAAACCTTGATAGTGGACATTTCCGAAAATACTATCGTTATTGGTCATATCCATTCGAGCGGTTGGAAACCCTTCAAAGGGAATATGTTGCTGCCCACCTTTGATTTCCAACAAATGCGAATCAAACTTCATGGCCAAGCTGGCGGCATGATTTTGATTCTTATAATTGGTTGATTTGATATTGCTTCCAGTGCCGTCCTCGTAATTATTGCTTTGCGTATGGGACCCCGTGTAGTCAAATCTTAAATTTTCATTGGCAAGGCCCGCAGCAATCGTTCCCCCATAGGAATCGCCATTACTGCGATAGAAAGAGGAAACCCGCCCTGTGATCAAAAGCGCTTCGCCGGGTTCAGAAAACTCGGGTTCGGGAGACTCCACCGAAATAGTTCCCGCGATGCTGTCACCTCCCATGCTAACGGGCGTTATCCCTTTGATGACGGTAATGCTGCCGATATTGCTACGGTCGATATTCGCCAGCGGCGGGTTCATATGATTTGGGCAAATTGAGTTAACGGTCATGCCATTCACATCAATTTTGATGCGATTATCATTGAGACCGCGCATGACGGGTATTGAAGAGACGCCGCCGCCGGCTTGCAAGCTGATGCCTGACGTGTCTTCCAGTAATTTCGCCGTATCGGAAATGCGGGATTGTTTTCTCACAATCTCTTCTTTTTTAATCGTTTCTTTCGATAAAATCCCGCCATCGATCAGATCTTCTTTGATTATGAGCTCATCCAAGTAGATGAAGGAATGATCATTGGGTGTTAAATGTTCATTTTGTTCTTCGGCATTGGCGGTTGTAAAAACACATAGCCCGGCCGAAATCGTCAGCAATAATGCTTTGTTGTTTTTCATCAAGATTCTCAGGATTCAACGGTGCAATATCGAAAGGCAAGAATAGATACAATTGTCTTTAAAAATCGACTGGAAGGATTGGCCTCTGGGGGGCGGGACGCCGGCGCTCGGAATTTAAAACAATTTGTGTCGCGGCATTTCCGATGATCACGATTATTGCGTATGGTCTGCTAGATAATAGGCGAAGGGTTGCAACGGATGATCTGTTCCGGATGCCCCCACGGCTGGAAGCACGAGCATTCCATCTTTAGCGAAATCAGGATACATATCGTAATAATCAACCATCGTCTCATCGCCTTCATGCCCGTGCGGAACAATGAGTTCCGGATGATCGAACGGTGCCCTTTGATAACGAACCCGATCATCGGTCAATGTTTTTAAAAATGCGATAAGATCTTTACGATTCTGGTCGGAATATTTCAATCGGGGTAAAGGAAAGACGAGGGTGACTTCCTTGGCATCATTGGAAAAATTTCCCCCTCTTGCATAAAAATTAATCACTTGCTCCAAGGTTGCCATACCCCCGTTATGCATATAGGGCATACGCGCCAACTTAAGCCATAACCGACTGATTTATTAGGCATTGCTCAATCCTTGTTTCCTGCAATGCGCCAATAATTCGATCACCGGCCCCGGAAGCGTCTGCAATGCCCTTTTCCGTGGTCGCTCCATCATGACTTTCCGGCACGGATCGTAGTTTTGCGTTTGCCAATGCCACGGCGCCTGAATGGCCGTATCGATCGCTTGTTTGAGCAGTTGCCACAGGCGCCACCCGGTTCCCTGGCGCGGCCGGTCCAGACAGGTCCATTGCCGGCCAAAGCGTTGGCCGGCCAATTGTTCCAACACCAGGGTATAGAGCAGTTTGCCGTACAAATACACCCGGGCCAGTTCGCTTCCCTGTCGAGCCCGCAGCCGATCCCACGCCAACAGGCTTTTCAGGCGCTTGATATACAGTTCCACCTGCCAGCGCAGCCGGTACAATTCGCCGAGGGTTTCGGTAGGGAGCAGTTCCGGCGGCAGATGGGTCAGTACCAGCACCCAACCGGCCAGGGACAAGGCCGCTTTCGACGGTGTATAGCCTTTTTTTTGCCTGGCGTCTCAGTCGCTGCCGGGCCTTTTCCGCCTCGGCCGGGGGCAGGGGCAAGGCATGCAGCGTCATGTCGACGTACGCTTTTCGTTTCGCATCGATCACCCGGACCGGCCGGCGCTGACAGGTCTTTCGGTTCTGAAGCCAGTCATACACGTCCACCTTGCGCAGGGATTCGTCGTACAGGTTCATGCCATGCGGGTTGTATCGCAAGACCACGCTCACCCCATGCTCACCCGCACGGATCAGGCTCAAAGGCTGGTTGTAGCCACGATCCACGACCACCACATCCCCGGATTGAAAAGGGAAATGATCCAGGCTTTCCCCCGTATGAGCATCGCTGACTTCGACCGTCACCAGCTCCAACTTCACCAGGTCAATGGCCAAATGCAGCCGATAACTGATCCCGGAGGCGCCGGGCACCTGAACCGTGCTGCCATCCGCGATCAAAAACCGCAAATGTCCCGGGGGCAGGCCAACTTGGCCTGCTTCATGCAGGTGCTGACACATCGCCTTCAGCCACGGACCACAAGCCTTCAACCGCTTATGGACGGCCGTGTCGGTGATCTGTTCTTGCAGCAGCGTCACCCTGCCGGCCGTCCCTCTCAGACTCAGATCCACTCCGCAATACAGCATCACCACCTGCAGCAACTGGAGGGGACTGGTGATCTTGCGCCCCCGGACAAAGGCCCGGAATTCATAGGCCATCGCTTCATAGTCTTCAGGCAACGCTTGCACAAACTGCTCGAATGCGATATCAACACGGTTCGGAAGTGACGACATCTCCGGCTCCTTCAATTTGGTCGTTGAAAAAGCTGAGATCATGCCGTCACTTCCCCCTAAAAATCAATGCCTTATGCGCTTAAGTTGGCGCGTATGGGCCGAATGCCATCAGCGACGGTAAATAAGCTTGTGGCAATATATGGCGGCTCGAAATTGATCGCGAATGGCGCTTGGAAATCACAGGCGCGGACCTGACGGACCGCATCATCCTTTACTCCCGTATCGTTACCCGCCAAATATTGAAAATATTGCTCGCTGAAAGACAAGGGGGTGCCAAAAACATCAACGCCACCCAATCCGATGTCCGCTGCTTCCTTGGCGACGCCGGTAGATGCGAAGCCGGTATCGGAAAACACCAACATCGCCTTATTGCGCGCAAATACCGGGATGCGATTGACCACATTGGTTGTGGTGCTGATTTTGTTGCCGGGCTCTCCGAATACTTCTGGGCGGGCCTTTGCTAAAGCTGCATTGGCATTCACCGATGCGGAAGTAAAATTGGGGCCCAAGTGACAATGGGAACATAAGTTGAGCCTGAATTGCGTCAAACCACGCAACTCGGATTCGCTGAGATCGACCGGTACATTATTCGCGTCGCGCCGGCTATTATCGAATGGCGACTCATCGGATATCAAAGTGCTTTCATAAAGCTGGATCGCCAGCCCAAAAAACATGGCAAAGTTTGCTTCTATTTGGCGGTAAGCTTGTCCCTTGAGAGGGCCGCCGAATTCACCGGCTCCTTCGTAGGACCAAAATTTGCGGTTGAAAGCCTTCTTAATTAACGCCTCATAGGTCGTTTCGAGCCCCGGCAACAGCTTGCCCGGCCGGCTCGGACTCCAACGCCCTAACACGCTGTCATTCCAATGAACCTTTTGCCTCGCCAAGGGTCGGCGGTGCAGCAACTTTCTGCCGATATCCGGCAACGATCGCTGACTGCAACTCATTTCGTTGGTATTCAGAGGCGGCGACGTTGCGAGCGAGGCCAGTGAGGCATTTAACAAATGCAAGCGTTGCTTGCTGACGGTTCCTTCCTTATTCATTACCCATACACCGGCATCCGGATCGCGATCCCCCCAAGGACTACTGCCATTGAATATATGATTTGCTCGGCCATCCCAAAAATTGCGATGGTTGAAAACCGAATTGATCACGCTTGGTGCGTTCCTCGAGGTGACTCGCCGAGTGCCGTAGGGCCCCACATGGAAAATTTCATCGACCGTGCGTTGGCAATCCTCGATGCCACTGTCATCGAGGTCCACACCCCTGTACTCCCCGCCAAACGTGCCTGCGGAGCCAATCACCACATCGCTGTCGAGCACAACCGGAGACAATTCTTGCAACGGATCCTGTCTGCGATGCAGGGGAAAATCGTCAATGCCCAAGGTGCGGTTTGCCGCAAAGCCAGAAAAATCCTGGTCAATCGGTCCGGATTGTCCGGACGGGGCCATTTGATTTTTTATGCGCCGATCGGCGCCCGCGTGGAAGTGACAAGAAGCGCAGGCCATTCCGTCGCTGCCGACGTTGGCATCCCAAAACAATGCTTTTCCCAACGCGATCGCGGCCGTTTTGTCCACCACAATGGGATCAGGTCCATCCAGCAATCCCGGTACTTCGGGTACCGGCAAATGCTTCAGGCTGATCGGCATCGGTCCAAGCGGCAATTCATCGGCCGCTATGGCGCTCGACGATGGCGATAGCAACAACCAACACAATAGCCAACGATAAAATAGGGTCATATGGACTTCGGCGATAAGCGCCTAACTTCGGTACAAGACACAACACCCAATCAACTAACCTGGCAGGGACATACGCGCCAACTTAAGCGCATAAGGCATTGATTTTTAGGGGGAAGTGACGGCATGATCTCAGCTTTTTCAACGACCAAATTGAAGGAGCCGGAGATGTCGTCACTTCCGAACCGTGTTGATATCGCATTCGAGCAGTTTGTGCAAGCGTTGCCTGAAGACTATGAAGCGATGGCCTATGAATTCCGGGCCTTTGTCCGGGGGCG is from Methylohalobius crimeensis 10Ki and encodes:
- a CDS encoding alginate export family protein; the protein is MRRGRTQFDEENGATFFIGTFLGLDRLPLDSRGKLYAYYLHEEDTRHHPIATQNRKLWTPGVRWYRKPDTGRFDFEFETALQTGSSRASKTSTDSLDHFAYFGHAAVGYTFDLPWRPRFLVQYDYASGDEDPNDGDYDRFDTLFGARRFEFGPTSIWGAFARGNLNSLGFRVQVEPAPTVDGFFAYRAFWLAEKRDAWTGAGLRDASGGSGDFLGHQIEIRTRWHVIPALLTLEAGWAHLFKGKFARNAPDAPNQRGDSNYFYSQTIISF
- a CDS encoding TonB-dependent receptor produces the protein MKNNKALLLTISAGLCVFTTANAEEQNEHLTPNDHSFIYLDELIIKEDLIDGGILSKETIKKEEIVRKQSRISDTAKLLEDTSGISLQAGGGVSSIPVMRGLNDNRIKIDVNGMTVNSICPNHMNPPLANIDRSNIGSITVIKGITPVSMGGDSIAGTISVESPEPEFSEPGEALLITGRVSSFYRSNGDSYGGTIAAGLANENLRFDYTGSHTQSNNYEDGTGSNIKSTNYKNQNHAASLAMKFDSHLLEIKGGQQHIPFEGFPTARMDMTNNDSIFGNVHYQGFFDWGNLDGKLYIGRTNHTMNFGSDRDAPEPMPMKTRGKHHGFNLQAEIPFQQDDTFRFGSEFHSSKIKDYWPPTSLLPSMMGPETFINLNNAIRDRFGAFAEWERFWTDEWRTMLGLRYDHTTTDTGDAEPYNNITDDFEQAAAFNSLNHERNFSTFDVTALVQYTPNHWGSYSLGYARKNRAPSLHELYPWSTSPMPMTMIGWFGDGNGYVGNIDLRPETAHNIALTAEFIDHEQETWRLKISPYFSYVEDYIDADLCEECRQPTNGFFYLRMANHDAWLWGVDVTGTLKLSEDPSYGEFSTQTVMSYVRGRRTDGDNLYHMMPFNLKWSLNHKLGGWQSSFEMQFVDEKDDVQEIRNELRTSSYILLNAKTSYQWKFITVDVGLDNILDKQYFHPLSGVYIGDQNAMTLNSSRPKTTNLPGQGRSVYVGLTLSY
- a CDS encoding transposase; amino-acid sequence: MSLAGWVLVLTHLPPELLPTETLGELYRLRWQVELYIKRLKSLLAWDRLRARQGSELARVYLYGKLLYTLVLEQLAGQRFGRQWTCLDRPRQGTGWRLWQLLKQAIDTAIQAPWHWQTQNYDPCRKVMMERPRKRALQTLPGPVIELLAHCRKQGLSNA
- a CDS encoding cytochrome-c peroxidase, whose product is MTLFYRWLLCWLLLSPSSSAIAADELPLGPMPISLKHLPVPEVPGLLDGPDPIVVDKTAAIALGKALFWDANVGSDGMACASCHFHAGADRRIKNQMAPSGQSGPIDQDFSGFAANRTLGIDDFPLHRRQDPLQELSPVVLDSDVVIGSAGTFGGEYRGVDLDDSGIEDCQRTVDEIFHVGPYGTRRVTSRNAPSVINSVFNHRNFWDGRANHIFNGSSPWGDRDPDAGVWVMNKEGTVSKQRLHLLNASLASLATSPPLNTNEMSCSQRSLPDIGRKLLHRRPLARQKVHWNDSVLGRWSPSRPGKLLPGLETTYEALIKKAFNRKFWSYEGAGEFGGPLKGQAYRQIEANFAMFFGLAIQLYESTLISDESPFDNSRRDANNVPVDLSESELRGLTQFRLNLCSHCHLGPNFTSASVNANAALAKARPEVFGEPGNKISTTTNVVNRIPVFARNKAMLVFSDTGFASTGVAKEAADIGLGGVDVFGTPLSFSEQYFQYLAGNDTGVKDDAVRQVRACDFQAPFAINFEPPYIATSLFTVADGIRPIRANLSA